A single region of the Pseudomonas solani genome encodes:
- a CDS encoding glycoside hydrolase family 17 protein, which produces MSQTRHFPVLPYLLASIAALLLLAALWYGQGKPVILPDAATPTHKLQCASYSPFDKDQSPFDQPFVLRPERMDADLELLATRFHCVRTYSMTGLEAIPELARKHGLKLMLGAWVNGNPVDTGKEIDALIKAANANPDVVEAVIVGNETLLRKEVTGTQLAKLIGQVKAQVKQPVTYADVWEFWLKHPEVAPAVDFLTIHLLPYWEDDPAGIHEALAHVKDIREEFGTRFAPKDIVIGETGWPSEGRQRETALPSRVNEALFIRGFVHMAEENGWRYNLIEAFDQPWKRESEGAVGGYWGLFSADRTEKGVLAGPVSNLPNWPLWLSVSGLIFALTLIVAGRPASSRAALLLPLLAALGAGCIGMWAELARITARFAGEWAWAAFIVGLNLVVLMHGALALSTREGARGRLFAWLDTRASWWLSASGFAGAVLMLALVFDARYRSFPSAALLLPAVVYLCRPVKAPRREIALLALFIGLGIIPQLYEETLGNIQAIGWAATALLLTLALVRSLRLGR; this is translated from the coding sequence ATGAGCCAGACCCGTCACTTCCCCGTTCTGCCCTACCTGCTCGCCTCGATCGCCGCCCTGCTGCTGCTCGCCGCCCTCTGGTACGGCCAGGGCAAGCCGGTGATCCTGCCCGATGCGGCCACCCCGACGCACAAGCTGCAATGCGCCTCCTACAGCCCGTTCGACAAGGACCAGTCGCCGTTCGACCAGCCCTTCGTGCTGCGCCCCGAACGCATGGACGCCGACCTCGAACTGCTCGCCACCCGCTTCCATTGCGTGCGCACCTACTCCATGACCGGCCTCGAAGCCATCCCGGAGCTGGCCCGCAAGCACGGCCTGAAGCTGATGCTCGGCGCCTGGGTCAACGGCAACCCGGTGGACACCGGCAAGGAGATCGACGCGCTGATCAAGGCCGCCAACGCCAACCCGGACGTGGTCGAGGCGGTGATCGTCGGTAACGAGACACTGCTGCGCAAGGAAGTCACCGGCACCCAGCTGGCCAAGCTGATCGGCCAGGTGAAAGCCCAGGTCAAGCAGCCGGTCACCTATGCGGATGTGTGGGAGTTCTGGCTCAAGCACCCTGAAGTCGCCCCGGCGGTGGACTTCCTCACCATTCACCTGCTGCCCTACTGGGAAGACGACCCCGCCGGCATCCACGAGGCCCTGGCCCACGTGAAGGACATCCGCGAGGAGTTCGGTACGCGCTTCGCACCCAAGGACATCGTGATCGGCGAAACCGGCTGGCCCAGCGAAGGCCGCCAGCGCGAAACCGCCCTGCCCAGCCGCGTCAACGAAGCCCTGTTCATCCGTGGCTTCGTGCACATGGCCGAAGAGAACGGCTGGCGCTACAACCTGATCGAAGCCTTCGACCAGCCCTGGAAGCGCGAAAGCGAAGGCGCTGTCGGCGGCTACTGGGGCCTGTTCAGTGCTGACCGTACCGAGAAGGGCGTGCTCGCCGGCCCGGTTTCCAACCTGCCGAACTGGCCGCTGTGGCTTTCCGTCAGCGGGCTGATCTTCGCCCTCACCCTGATCGTCGCCGGGCGCCCCGCCTCCAGCCGCGCCGCCCTGCTGCTGCCCCTGCTGGCCGCACTGGGTGCCGGTTGCATCGGCATGTGGGCCGAACTGGCGCGCATCACCGCTCGCTTCGCCGGTGAATGGGCCTGGGCGGCCTTCATCGTCGGCCTCAACCTGGTGGTGCTGATGCACGGCGCCTTGGCGCTGTCGACCCGCGAAGGCGCCCGTGGCCGCCTGTTCGCCTGGCTCGACACCCGTGCCAGTTGGTGGCTGTCCGCCTCTGGCTTCGCCGGTGCCGTGCTGATGCTGGCCCTGGTCTTCGACGCCCGCTACCGCAGCTTCCCCAGCGCCGCACTGCTGCTGCCGGCGGTGGTCTACCTGTGCCGCCCGGTGAAAGCACCGCGCCGCGAGATCGCCCTGCTGGCTCTGTTCATCGGCCTGGGCATCATCCCGCAGCTCTATGAGGAGACCCTGGGCAATATCCAGGCGATCGGCTGGGCCGCCACCGCCCTGCTGCTGACCCTCGCCCTGGTACGCAGCCTGCGCCTCGGCCGCTGA
- a CDS encoding serine protein kinase PrkA, with protein sequence MLRLRLAALLGSLLLSAPLWAADIDAAGYGFPLTNPFEATIATTPPELRPDLPADEDIDQADYDLKLRPEREFKLPDNFWPVKTLRYRLAQQDHAAPLIFIIAGTGAHYSSSQAEYLKRLFYGAGFHVVQLSSPTSYDFMAAASRFATPGLSNEDADDLYRVMQAVRAQHPKLPVTEYHLTGYSLGALEAAFVSKLDETRRSFNFKRVLLLNPPVNLYTSISNLDRLVQTRVKGIDNNTTFYQVVLGKLTRYFQQRGYVDLNDALLYDFQQSKQKLSDEQMAMLIGTSFRFSSSDIAFTSDLINRRGLITPVKLPITEGTSLTPFFKRALQCDFDCYITEQLIPFWRARFDGGSLTQLINQVSLYGLEDYLKQSGKIAVMHNADDVILGPGDLGFLRRTFGDRLTVYPHGGHCGNLNYRVNSDAMLEFFRG encoded by the coding sequence ATGCTCCGTCTCCGCCTCGCTGCCCTGCTCGGCAGCCTGCTTCTGAGTGCCCCGCTGTGGGCGGCCGATATAGATGCTGCCGGCTATGGCTTCCCGCTGACCAACCCGTTCGAGGCGACCATCGCCACCACGCCACCGGAGCTGCGCCCCGACCTGCCGGCGGACGAGGACATCGACCAGGCCGACTACGACCTCAAGCTGCGCCCCGAACGCGAGTTCAAGCTGCCGGACAACTTCTGGCCGGTGAAGACCCTGCGTTACCGCCTGGCCCAGCAGGACCACGCCGCGCCGCTGATCTTCATCATCGCCGGCACCGGGGCCCACTATTCCAGCAGCCAGGCCGAGTACCTGAAGCGGCTGTTCTACGGCGCCGGCTTCCACGTGGTGCAGCTGTCCTCGCCCACCAGCTACGACTTCATGGCCGCCGCCTCGCGCTTCGCCACGCCGGGGCTTTCCAACGAAGACGCCGACGACCTCTACCGGGTGATGCAGGCCGTGCGAGCCCAGCACCCGAAACTGCCGGTCACCGAGTACCACCTCACCGGCTACAGCCTCGGCGCCCTCGAGGCGGCCTTCGTCAGCAAGCTCGACGAGACGCGCCGCAGCTTCAACTTCAAGCGCGTGCTGCTGCTCAACCCGCCAGTGAACCTGTACACCTCCATCAGCAACCTCGACCGCCTGGTACAGACCCGGGTCAAGGGCATCGACAACAACACCACCTTCTACCAGGTGGTGCTGGGCAAGCTGACCCGCTACTTCCAGCAGCGCGGCTACGTCGACCTCAACGACGCCCTGCTCTACGATTTCCAGCAATCCAAGCAGAAGCTCTCGGACGAGCAGATGGCGATGCTCATCGGCACCTCCTTCCGCTTCTCCTCCTCGGACATCGCCTTCACCTCGGACCTGATCAACCGCCGCGGCCTGATCACCCCGGTGAAGCTGCCGATCACCGAGGGCACCAGCCTCACGCCCTTCTTCAAGCGCGCGCTGCAGTGCGACTTCGACTGCTACATCACCGAGCAACTGATTCCCTTCTGGCGCGCCCGCTTCGACGGCGGCAGCCTCACCCAGCTAATCAACCAGGTAAGCCTCTACGGCCTGGAGGATTACCTGAAACAGAGCGGGAAGATCGCCGTGATGCACAATGCCGACGACGTCATCCTCGGCCCGGGCGACCTGGGCTTCCTGCGCCGCACCTTCGGCGACCGCCTGACCGTCTACCCCCATGGCGGCCACTGCGGCAA